One genomic window of Ciona intestinalis chromosome 7, KH, whole genome shotgun sequence includes the following:
- the LOC101243229 gene encoding uncharacterized protein LOC101243229, with amino-acid sequence MYRCMSKFCMNNCKQRNMIYSTGVTHMHKMPIEIILDQKSSIFRPGDIVSGFVTVLFKNELSTSEIELECSGKVTIAGRDGLNGCQSLFRTVQTLTAEGDPSLNEVPSFTFRQRLPTLLPPSYATVDNEVSVQYKVEARMKRPWEYGDVTVSTEKILYIVTVQELYPRHLERVASRHKVQSILFCCCIPTMDITFNLSKNGFVAGEDIEIEAIVNNKR; translated from the exons ATGTATAGATGTATGAGTAAATTCTGTATGAATAATTGTAAACAACGAAATATGATATACTCTACAGGTGTTACACATATGCACAAAATGCcaattgaaataattttggATCAAAAGAGTTCGATATTTCGACCCGGTGACATCGTGTCTGGATTTGTCACAGTCTTATTTAAAAACGAATTGAGCACATCAG AAATTGAGTTAGAATGTTCAGGTAAAGTTACTATTGCTGGCAGAGATGGTTTAAACGGCTGCCAAAGCTTATTCAGAACTGTACAAACACTTACGGCAGAGG GCGACCCTTCACTTAACGAGGTGCCGAGCTTTACTTTTAGACAACGTTTACCCACCCTGTTACCTCCGTCATACGCCACAGTAGATAATGAAGTGTCGGTGCAGTACAAG GTTGAAGCAAGAATGAAACGTCCATGGGAATACGGAGACGTTACTGTTAGCACCGAGAAAATATTGTACATTGTCACCGTACAGGAATTGTATCCCCGACACTTG GAACGTGTAGCATCTCGACACAAAGTTCAATCcattttattctgttgttGCATTCCAACCATGGATATCACATTTAATCTGAGCAAAAACGGATTTGTTGCTGGAGAAGACATCGAGATTGAAGctattgtaaataataaaaggtaa